Proteins from a genomic interval of Deltaproteobacteria bacterium:
- a CDS encoding flavodoxin domain-containing protein, with the protein MKPVEIAEGIYWVGAIDWNIRDFHGYSTYQGSTYNAYLIMDDKITLIDTVKKPFADELLANIGQIVDPKKIDYVISNHTEMDHSGGLPRVMHKVGEDKPLYCSKMGHKNLSRHFPQSWNYQPVEDGGELNLGKRTLTFMETRMLHWPDSMFTYVNGDNILFSSDGFGQHYAGLERFDDQVGDAIMPHAKKYFANILLLYSPLILKLVNKVTEMGLAIDMICPDHGIIWRTDPSKIIKAYVEWSEQKPKRKAVVVYDTMWHSTEAMADAIINGLGEAGVDARPFHLRADHRSDVITEVLDAGAVVVGSPTLNNGLFPTVSDFLTYLKGLKPKNKVGAAFGSYGWSGEAVKLVTRELEEMGVDMVTPGIRIQYVPDEKDLEACRELAKKIAAALPE; encoded by the coding sequence ATGAAACCGGTCGAGATCGCTGAAGGGATTTACTGGGTGGGCGCCATCGACTGGAATATTCGGGACTTTCATGGATATTCCACCTATCAGGGAAGCACCTATAACGCCTACCTGATCATGGATGACAAAATCACCCTGATCGATACGGTCAAGAAGCCGTTCGCTGATGAACTGCTGGCCAATATCGGCCAAATCGTTGATCCCAAAAAGATCGACTATGTGATCAGCAACCATACAGAGATGGATCATTCCGGCGGGCTCCCCAGGGTCATGCACAAAGTTGGGGAGGATAAGCCCCTCTACTGCTCCAAGATGGGGCACAAGAATCTCTCCAGGCATTTTCCACAGTCATGGAATTATCAGCCGGTGGAAGACGGCGGGGAACTCAACCTGGGCAAGCGGACCCTTACGTTCATGGAGACCCGGATGCTCCACTGGCCCGACAGCATGTTTACCTATGTAAATGGGGATAATATCCTCTTCTCCAGCGACGGGTTCGGCCAGCACTATGCAGGGCTGGAGAGGTTTGACGACCAGGTCGGCGATGCCATCATGCCCCATGCAAAAAAGTACTTCGCCAATATTCTTCTCCTCTACTCACCGCTGATTCTCAAGCTGGTCAATAAGGTGACCGAGATGGGACTCGCCATTGATATGATCTGTCCCGATCACGGGATTATCTGGCGCACGGATCCCTCGAAGATCATCAAGGCCTATGTGGAATGGAGCGAGCAGAAACCCAAGAGAAAGGCGGTGGTTGTCTACGATACCATGTGGCACAGCACCGAGGCCATGGCCGACGCCATCATCAACGGGTTAGGGGAAGCGGGGGTGGATGCCCGACCCTTTCATCTGAGGGCCGATCATCGTAGCGACGTCATCACCGAGGTCCTGGACGCGGGCGCGGTAGTAGTGGGATCTCCCACCCTCAATAACGGACTCTTTCCCACGGTCAGCGATTTTTTGACCTATCTGAAGGGTCTCAAACCGAAGAACAAGGTGGGGGCCGCCTTTGGTTCCTACGGCTGGAGCGGTGAGGCCGTCAAGCTGGTCACCCGAGAACTGGAAGAGATGGGTGTTGACATGGTTACGCCGGGTATCAGAATCCAATATGTTCCGGATGAGAAAGACCTGGAAGCATGTCGTGAATTAG
- a CDS encoding rubredoxin, producing MDKWVCSVCGYVYDPQDGDPDNGIEPGTAFESLPDDWTCPVCGATKDMFGKE from the coding sequence ATGGATAAATGGGTATGTTCCGTATGCGGCTATGTTTATGACCCTCAAGACGGCGATCCGGATAACGGAATCGAACCGGGGACGGCATTTGAGTCCCTTCCGGATGACTGGACCTGTCCGGTCTGCGGAGCCACAAAGGATATGTTCGGAAAGGAGTAA
- a CDS encoding NAD(P)H-dependent oxidoreductase, with protein MFVLGLQGSPRIKGNSALLLSAFLEEATKLGARTELVNVAKKKITPCQECGNCEKKGFCPMDDDMQQIYPLLRQADIVVMATPIFFYGPTAQMKALIDRSQTLWSRKYALGLEDPGRKWRQGYLLAVGATRGKNLFEGTILTAKYFFDAVGATFEGSLGYRQIEHLGDIQTHPTALDDAAEKARELISPRLNRKKILFVCTENACRSQMAGAFAQYHAGDRVESFSAGSAPAGEVNPLMVTVMAEKGLDMAFRRPASLSDIPFNGKPDLVISMGCEDACPLFPGIPVEEWGLEDPAGQPISFMRQTRDAIEQRVLNLLKTIS; from the coding sequence ATGTTTGTGCTTGGATTACAGGGAAGCCCCAGAATCAAGGGAAACTCCGCGCTGTTGCTTTCGGCCTTTCTCGAAGAGGCGACAAAACTCGGGGCCCGTACGGAATTGGTGAACGTCGCAAAGAAGAAAATTACCCCATGTCAGGAATGCGGCAACTGTGAAAAAAAAGGGTTCTGTCCGATGGATGACGACATGCAGCAGATTTACCCCCTTTTGAGGCAGGCCGACATCGTGGTCATGGCAACGCCCATCTTTTTCTACGGACCCACGGCCCAGATGAAGGCATTGATCGACCGGTCCCAGACCCTCTGGTCAAGAAAATACGCCCTTGGGCTGGAGGACCCCGGCAGAAAATGGCGACAGGGATATCTGCTCGCCGTCGGCGCCACAAGGGGAAAGAATCTCTTCGAAGGCACCATTTTGACGGCCAAATACTTCTTTGACGCGGTCGGTGCGACCTTTGAGGGAAGCCTCGGATATCGACAGATCGAACATCTGGGAGACATCCAGACCCATCCTACGGCCCTGGATGATGCGGCGGAAAAGGCCAGGGAGCTGATATCGCCCCGGCTGAACAGAAAGAAAATCCTTTTCGTGTGCACGGAAAACGCCTGCCGGAGCCAGATGGCCGGCGCCTTTGCCCAGTACCATGCCGGGGACCGGGTAGAGAGCTTCAGCGCAGGATCAGCGCCGGCAGGGGAAGTCAACCCGCTCATGGTGACGGTCATGGCGGAAAAAGGCCTGGACATGGCCTTCCGCAGGCCCGCATCCCTATCCGATATCCCATTTAACGGAAAGCCTGATCTGGTGATTTCCATGGGGTGTGAGGATGCCTGCCCTCTGTTTCCCGGCATTCCGGTGGAAGAATGGGGGTTGGAAGATCCGGCCGGCCAACCGATTTCCTTTATGCGGCAGACGAGGGATGCCATTGAACAACGGGTATTGAATCTCCTGAAAACCATATCATAA
- a CDS encoding ferredoxin:thioredoxin reductase, with protein sequence MNEVEALYQALKKAQEPKGYLFNKDKERVYELLDGLLVNKQRYGYMCCPCRLASGDREKDRDILCPCIYREDDVKEYGSCYCNLYVSKEWNEETSPHVYVPERRPSPF encoded by the coding sequence ATGAACGAAGTGGAAGCGCTCTATCAGGCGTTAAAAAAGGCACAGGAGCCCAAGGGATACCTGTTCAACAAGGACAAGGAGAGGGTATATGAACTCCTTGACGGGCTTTTGGTCAATAAGCAGCGATACGGTTATATGTGCTGCCCATGCCGGCTGGCGTCAGGGGATCGGGAAAAAGACCGGGATATCCTCTGCCCATGCATTTACAGGGAAGACGATGTGAAGGAATACGGGAGCTGCTACTGTAATCTCTATGTTTCCAAGGAATGGAACGAAGAGACCTCTCCCCATGTCTATGTCCCCGAGAGACGGCCGTCTCCCTTCTGA
- a CDS encoding glutaredoxin family protein, which translates to MDYPVKMYSLSTCGHCKATKKLLNECQVEYEFTDVDLLEGEERAAILEDVKKWNPNCSFPTIIIGGKVIVGYKEDEIREALGL; encoded by the coding sequence ATGGATTATCCGGTAAAAATGTATTCACTGAGCACCTGCGGCCATTGCAAGGCAACCAAGAAGCTTTTGAATGAGTGCCAAGTGGAATATGAATTTACGGATGTGGATCTGCTCGAAGGAGAGGAACGGGCAGCCATACTGGAAGATGTCAAGAAATGGAATCCGAACTGCTCTTTTCCCACCATTATCATCGGAGGAAAGGTCATTGTCGGGTACAAGGAGGATGAAATCAGGGAGGCACTGGGGCTATGA
- the trxC gene encoding thioredoxin TrxC: protein MDQDSVIVRCGHCGAKNRVPRSRMQERPVCGRCKSPLSLGQDPDTPVDITDNTFDSEVLSGAIPVLVDCWAPWCGPCRMVGPVLEQLAREYQGRVKIVKLNVDENPQIASRYSIRSIPTMLLFNRGELVNTMVGALPKQEIEQRLQSIL, encoded by the coding sequence ATGGATCAGGACAGCGTCATTGTAAGATGCGGTCACTGCGGCGCCAAGAACCGGGTCCCCAGGAGCCGGATGCAAGAGAGGCCGGTATGCGGCAGATGTAAATCGCCCCTGTCCTTGGGACAGGACCCTGACACGCCTGTTGACATCACGGACAACACGTTTGATTCGGAGGTCCTGTCCGGCGCCATTCCGGTCCTTGTGGATTGCTGGGCCCCATGGTGTGGACCCTGCCGCATGGTCGGTCCGGTGCTTGAACAACTGGCCCGCGAGTATCAGGGCCGGGTCAAAATCGTCAAGCTGAACGTGGATGAAAATCCGCAAATCGCGTCGCGTTATTCTATCCGGAGCATTCCGACCATGCTCCTGTTCAACAGAGGTGAACTGGTGAACACCATGGTCGGCGCGCTTCCAAAACAGGAGATCGAACAGCGCCTCCAATCGATCCTCTGA
- a CDS encoding rubredoxin, whose protein sequence is MDKYVCSVCGYVYDPEEGDPDNGIAAGTTFDDLPDDWVCPVCGADKELFEKEA, encoded by the coding sequence ATGGATAAATATGTCTGTTCGGTATGCGGGTATGTGTATGACCCGGAAGAAGGGGACCCGGATAACGGCATTGCCGCGGGGACGACATTCGATGACCTCCCGGATGACTGGGTCTGCCCGGTCTGCGGGGCTGACAAAGAGCTGTTTGAGAAAGAAGCATAA
- a CDS encoding flavodoxin domain-containing protein, translating into MSKALIVYASRTGATEKIGDLIAEGIRISGGEATLLNVTGVTKAEDLAGYDAYVFGSPTYHGEMMQAMKTMLFLADKAGLEGKVGAAFGAFGWSGEAPGRIFDTMKNILKMEMVSGPLRLKSASLGGGIQMAQDYGRDVCKKMTVS; encoded by the coding sequence ATGTCCAAGGCATTAATTGTCTATGCTTCAAGGACGGGTGCCACAGAGAAGATCGGCGATCTGATCGCTGAAGGCATCCGCATCAGCGGAGGTGAGGCCACCCTGCTTAATGTCACCGGGGTGACCAAGGCTGAAGATCTGGCAGGATATGATGCATATGTGTTCGGGTCGCCGACGTATCACGGGGAGATGATGCAGGCGATGAAAACCATGCTCTTCCTGGCCGATAAGGCCGGCCTGGAAGGAAAGGTGGGGGCCGCTTTCGGTGCCTTCGGCTGGAGCGGCGAGGCCCCTGGACGCATCTTTGATACGATGAAGAATATCCTGAAGATGGAGATGGTATCGGGGCCGTTGAGGCTGAAATCCGCATCTCTGGGAGGCGGCATTCAGATGGCCCAGGATTACGGTCGAGATGTGTGCAAGAAGATGACCGTATCGTAG
- a CDS encoding desulfoferrodoxin has protein sequence MAQRLEIYKCEVCGNIVEVVHGGKGELVCCGKPMVLQKENTVDAAKEKHVPVMEMGADGVKVKVGKVAHPMEEKHFIEWIEIIADGKAYRQFLNPGDAPEALFPASPSAVTARAYCNIHGLWKG, from the coding sequence ATGGCACAAAGACTTGAGATTTACAAATGCGAGGTATGCGGCAATATCGTGGAGGTGGTCCACGGGGGGAAGGGTGAATTGGTATGCTGCGGCAAACCGATGGTGCTTCAGAAGGAAAATACCGTGGACGCCGCTAAGGAAAAACATGTTCCGGTGATGGAAATGGGCGCAGACGGCGTCAAAGTGAAGGTGGGGAAGGTGGCCCATCCCATGGAGGAGAAACACTTCATCGAATGGATAGAGATCATTGCCGACGGCAAGGCCTATCGGCAGTTCCTGAATCCCGGCGATGCTCCGGAAGCCCTCTTCCCTGCCAGCCCGTCGGCAGTCACGGCCAGGGCCTATTGCAACATCCACGGCCTCTGGAAAGGATAG
- a CDS encoding rubrerythrin family protein, which produces MSLKGTQTEKCLMTAFAGESQARNRYTYFASQAKKEGFVQISAIFEETANQEKEHAKRLFKCLEGGEAEVTAAFPAGVIGNTLENLKEAAAGENYEHTEMYPGFAEIARKEGFDAIASMFEAIAVAEKQHERRYNALAANIETARVFKRDSETVWRCRNCGYLHTGQEAPELCPACEHPQAHFELLGENY; this is translated from the coding sequence ATGAGCTTGAAAGGGACCCAGACTGAAAAATGCCTGATGACCGCCTTTGCAGGGGAATCCCAGGCGAGAAATCGGTACACCTATTTTGCCAGCCAGGCCAAGAAAGAAGGGTTCGTGCAGATTTCCGCCATCTTCGAGGAGACCGCCAATCAGGAAAAAGAACATGCCAAGAGACTGTTCAAATGCCTGGAGGGAGGTGAAGCGGAGGTGACAGCAGCCTTTCCGGCCGGGGTCATCGGAAATACCCTGGAAAATCTCAAGGAAGCGGCGGCCGGCGAGAATTATGAGCACACCGAGATGTACCCCGGTTTTGCGGAAATCGCCCGGAAGGAAGGATTTGACGCGATTGCCTCTATGTTTGAGGCCATTGCCGTTGCCGAGAAGCAACACGAACGTCGGTACAATGCCCTTGCCGCCAACATCGAAACAGCCCGGGTATTTAAAAGAGACTCAGAAACCGTGTGGCGGTGCAGAAATTGCGGATATCTCCATACCGGCCAGGAGGCCCCCGAGTTATGCCCGGCGTGTGAACATCCTCAGGCCCATTTCGAATTATTGGGCGAAAATTATTAG
- a CDS encoding rubredoxin codes for MTTPEEMWQCQSTNCGYIYNPDKGDRKGKIPKGISFEDLPDDWKCPVCGASKKNFRPLGGPGSVAAEGR; via the coding sequence ATGACAACACCGGAAGAGATGTGGCAGTGTCAGTCAACCAATTGCGGATACATCTATAATCCGGACAAAGGCGATCGTAAGGGAAAGATCCCCAAAGGGATCTCTTTTGAAGATCTGCCCGATGATTGGAAGTGCCCGGTATGCGGGGCGTCAAAAAAGAATTTCAGGCCGTTGGGCGGACCGGGAAGCGTGGCCGCAGAAGGGCGTTGA
- a CDS encoding transcriptional regulator, whose amino-acid sequence MEKDILATMKKAGKPVKPGDIAKSMGVDTKEISKMINSLKKRGEIISPKRCYYSLPE is encoded by the coding sequence ATGGAAAAGGATATTTTAGCGACCATGAAAAAGGCAGGGAAGCCGGTTAAGCCGGGAGACATTGCCAAGAGTATGGGTGTTGACACCAAAGAGATTTCCAAAATGATCAATTCCCTCAAGAAAAGAGGAGAGATCATCTCTCCTAAAAGATGCTATTATTCTCTACCTGAATAA
- a CDS encoding sigma 54-interacting transcriptional regulator: MPVSTFKSIAAEKENLERILDNLSEGIIAHDKERRILFFNRAAEEITGYQRQDILGRDCHEAFGKPFCGDRCSFKNGPPDTLEHAMYPLNIFTPEGKSRHIQMRVTGMLDHEGAFVGVLASFRDLTELIGLKMQLGELTHFGIVGQDPKMMQIFRDIQDVATNDYPVCITGDTGTGKELVANAIHDQSLRSGNPFVPVNCGALPEGLLESELFGHVKGAFTGAVRDKKGRFEMTDGGTLFLDEVAELPRSVQAKLLRVLQEGTFERVGGETHISVDVRIITATNKNLKREVERGNFRDDLYYRINVVPIHIPPLRERPSDIPLLVAHFLHKAAEQGQESPGFSKEALAVMEDYAWPGNVRELQSAVRFALVKARGRMIRLEHLPLELKEWERGRRSPRSPKRKLDPEGVRTALSQTGGNKAKAARLLGVGRATLYRFLAELPDS; encoded by the coding sequence ATGCCCGTATCAACATTCAAGTCCATAGCCGCTGAAAAGGAAAATCTGGAGCGGATCCTGGATAACCTTTCGGAGGGGATTATCGCCCATGATAAGGAACGGCGCATCCTCTTCTTTAACCGGGCTGCAGAAGAAATCACCGGCTATCAGCGACAGGATATTCTCGGGAGGGACTGTCACGAGGCCTTTGGGAAGCCGTTTTGCGGCGATCGATGCTCGTTCAAGAATGGCCCCCCCGATACCCTGGAACATGCCATGTATCCCTTGAATATCTTTACGCCGGAAGGAAAATCGCGTCACATCCAAATGCGGGTGACCGGAATGCTGGACCACGAAGGCGCCTTCGTGGGCGTTCTGGCCTCCTTCAGGGACCTGACCGAGCTGATCGGGCTGAAAATGCAGCTCGGGGAGTTGACCCATTTCGGGATAGTGGGACAGGACCCCAAAATGATGCAGATTTTCAGGGATATCCAGGACGTGGCCACCAACGACTATCCTGTGTGCATTACAGGGGATACCGGAACCGGAAAGGAACTGGTAGCCAACGCCATCCATGATCAGAGCCTTCGATCCGGCAATCCGTTTGTGCCGGTCAATTGTGGGGCCCTGCCGGAAGGACTGCTGGAAAGCGAACTTTTCGGGCATGTCAAAGGGGCCTTTACCGGAGCGGTACGGGACAAGAAAGGCCGCTTCGAAATGACCGACGGCGGCACACTCTTCCTGGATGAAGTGGCGGAATTGCCCAGGTCGGTCCAGGCCAAGCTGCTCCGGGTCCTTCAGGAAGGGACCTTCGAGCGGGTGGGAGGCGAAACACATATCTCTGTGGATGTGCGGATCATCACCGCCACCAATAAAAATCTGAAACGCGAGGTGGAGAGGGGGAACTTCAGGGATGATCTTTACTACCGCATCAATGTGGTACCGATCCATATCCCCCCCCTTCGTGAGCGCCCGAGCGACATTCCCCTTCTGGTGGCGCACTTCCTCCACAAGGCCGCGGAACAGGGACAGGAAAGCCCCGGGTTTTCCAAAGAGGCGCTGGCGGTCATGGAAGATTATGCCTGGCCCGGAAACGTTCGAGAGCTTCAGAGCGCGGTCCGTTTCGCCCTGGTAAAGGCAAGAGGCCGGATGATCCGGCTGGAGCATCTCCCGCTGGAACTCAAGGAATGGGAAAGAGGCAGGCGCAGTCCCCGGAGCCCCAAGAGAAAGCTGGACCCGGAAGGCGTCAGAACGGCCCTCTCCCAAACCGGGGGCAACAAGGCCAAGGCCGCCCGGCTCCTCGGCGTGGGCCGGGCCACCCTCTACCGGTTTTTGGCCGAACTGCCCGATTCATAA
- a CDS encoding response regulator, whose translation MAEKRFSRFIVYVLILFQGVSLALIVGMLYGILSRSITSDFYNQIRAQGVEVSNALHDRITHLNTRLQELSLNNTVRVGLMLGVENPILEIMRKQYAYSDGAFYCLQAAASPILLPKLPDGLAPLKSHMERLSEEKATRLIRFEEPGSFRFLALLSSPIMRKEERLGTAFVCYRLSEDNRFWKQVPGAGRPRLFTQSQQELIDLRTGRAVPVSGNIQAGGNGKTNEVRTDVLPDHALVALADFPGVFYSNSSFPLEQQKRHLILILSALCAVIFLSTLLVAVLIARKVIHPLRSMADQAQEIASKPTGRFLNPKGIRHSEFRTLTRAFNQVLAGLFNAQKELKKSAEKELAASEERYRRTLEAAPDAITLTTLKEGRYLQVNEAFSKMTGFLVEEAVGRTVIELDMFVNPADRDTLLKELKVKGEVNGLEIRYRRKDRTLFDTLLSARRIRFGDEDCLLAVTSDITALKEAQREKARLEKKLQQSQKMEAIGALAGGVAHDLNNILSGLVSYPELLLMDLPRDSPMKRPLLTIQRSGEKAAAIVQDLLTLARRGVAITEVVNLNNIVSEYMMSPEYEKLKSYHSTAEVAADLEPGLLNTHGSPIHLSKTVMNLVSNALEAMPGGGKVTVTTRNLYIDRPIKGYEDVNEGDYILLTITDTGTGISSEDLERIFEPFYTKKHMGRSGTGLGLSVVWGTVKDHNGYIDVESIEGRGTQFKLYFPATRETSAGEKEMVPSAIYAGGGESILVVDDVEEQREIAGIMLRKLGYDVASVSSGEEAIAYMKARSADLLLLDMIMDPGMDGLDAYMEILKMHPGQKAVIASGFSETGRVKAAKDLGAGVYIKKPYIMEKLGLAVKQALEKQEP comes from the coding sequence ATGGCAGAAAAGAGGTTCTCCAGATTCATCGTATATGTCCTGATCCTTTTTCAGGGGGTGTCGCTCGCATTGATCGTGGGAATGCTTTACGGTATCCTGAGCAGGAGTATCACCTCGGACTTTTATAATCAAATCAGGGCCCAAGGGGTGGAAGTGAGCAACGCCCTTCACGATCGCATCACCCACCTGAATACCCGGCTTCAGGAGCTGAGCCTGAACAACACCGTTAGAGTAGGCCTCATGCTGGGGGTTGAAAACCCGATCCTCGAAATCATGAGAAAACAGTACGCCTATTCAGACGGTGCGTTCTATTGTTTACAGGCTGCAGCGTCTCCAATACTCTTGCCGAAGTTGCCCGATGGGTTGGCGCCGCTGAAATCACACATGGAAAGGCTTTCGGAGGAGAAGGCCACCCGGCTGATTCGTTTTGAGGAACCAGGCAGTTTCAGATTCCTTGCACTCCTCTCCTCCCCCATCATGAGAAAAGAGGAGCGGTTGGGCACGGCCTTTGTCTGCTACAGGCTTTCCGAGGACAACCGGTTCTGGAAGCAGGTACCGGGAGCGGGCCGGCCAAGACTCTTCACCCAATCCCAACAGGAGTTGATTGATCTTCGCACCGGCAGGGCTGTTCCGGTTTCAGGAAATATCCAGGCAGGCGGAAATGGGAAAACCAACGAGGTCCGGACCGATGTGCTCCCTGATCATGCACTTGTCGCACTGGCGGATTTCCCGGGGGTTTTTTATTCCAATTCCTCTTTCCCGCTTGAGCAGCAGAAACGGCATCTGATCCTTATACTGTCGGCGCTCTGTGCAGTTATCTTCCTTTCCACCCTCCTGGTGGCGGTATTGATCGCGAGAAAGGTCATCCATCCCCTCAGGAGCATGGCCGACCAGGCCCAGGAGATCGCCAGCAAACCAACCGGCCGGTTCCTTAATCCCAAAGGGATCCGGCACAGCGAATTCAGGACATTGACGCGGGCCTTCAATCAGGTCCTCGCCGGCCTGTTTAACGCACAGAAAGAACTGAAAAAAAGTGCTGAAAAGGAACTGGCGGCCAGTGAGGAGAGATACCGGCGAACCCTGGAGGCGGCGCCGGATGCCATCACCTTGACCACATTGAAAGAGGGCCGGTACTTGCAGGTGAACGAGGCCTTCAGCAAAATGACCGGGTTCTTGGTCGAGGAGGCCGTAGGCAGGACGGTTATCGAACTGGATATGTTTGTCAATCCCGCGGACAGGGATACCTTGTTGAAAGAGTTGAAAGTAAAGGGAGAGGTGAACGGTCTTGAGATCCGGTACAGAAGGAAAGACCGTACCTTGTTCGACACGCTTCTGTCCGCCAGGCGAATTCGATTTGGCGACGAGGACTGTCTTCTTGCCGTGACCAGCGACATCACAGCCCTGAAAGAGGCCCAGAGGGAAAAGGCCCGGCTTGAGAAAAAGTTGCAGCAGTCGCAAAAAATGGAGGCCATCGGCGCCCTTGCCGGGGGCGTTGCCCATGATCTCAACAACATCCTTTCCGGGCTTGTCAGCTATCCCGAACTGCTGTTGATGGATCTGCCCCGGGACAGCCCCATGAAAAGACCCCTTTTGACCATTCAGAGGTCCGGAGAGAAGGCTGCTGCCATTGTCCAGGACCTCCTGACGCTGGCGAGGAGAGGGGTTGCGATTACTGAAGTGGTCAATCTGAATAATATTGTCTCCGAATATATGATGAGCCCGGAATATGAAAAGCTGAAATCGTATCACAGTACAGCGGAGGTGGCCGCCGATCTTGAACCCGGACTCTTGAATACCCATGGCTCTCCGATCCATCTCTCGAAAACAGTCATGAACCTGGTCTCAAACGCGCTGGAGGCCATGCCTGGGGGCGGAAAGGTGACGGTGACCACCAGAAATCTCTATATCGACAGGCCGATTAAGGGGTATGAGGATGTGAATGAAGGGGATTATATTCTTCTGACGATTACGGATACCGGCACGGGCATCTCATCGGAAGATCTGGAGAGGATCTTTGAACCGTTTTATACCAAAAAGCATATGGGGAGAAGCGGCACCGGCCTCGGGCTGTCCGTGGTCTGGGGCACGGTGAAAGATCACAACGGGTACATCGACGTCGAAAGCATTGAAGGAAGAGGCACCCAATTCAAGCTCTATTTTCCGGCAACCAGGGAGACATCGGCCGGTGAAAAGGAAATGGTCCCTTCTGCCATATATGCCGGCGGGGGAGAATCCATCCTGGTGGTGGACGATGTGGAGGAACAGCGAGAAATCGCCGGCATTATGCTGCGGAAGCTGGGCTATGACGTCGCTTCGGTCTCAAGTGGAGAAGAGGCAATCGCATATATGAAGGCCCGTTCCGCAGATCTCCTGCTTCTGGATATGATTATGGATCCGGGCATGGACGGTCTGGACGCCTACATGGAAATTCTCAAAATGCATCCCGGTCAGAAGGCCGTTATCGCCAGTGGATTCTCTGAGACGGGCCGTGTAAAGGCGGCTAAGGACCTGGGTGCCGGGGTTTATATCAAGAAACCCTATATCATGGAAAAACTTGGGCTGGCCGTGAAACAGGCCTTAGAGAAACAGGAGCCATGA
- a CDS encoding lysophospholipid acyltransferase family protein, with protein MGRSSYERWVDRRWPVWAAAALKTWMRLVRTTLVGVEQTRGIPCGIAIWHGDELALIPRFGHLGPTLLVSRSRDGERMAMATRALGYRVTRGSSTRGAVGGLIALIRAVKEGHGVVLAVDGPQGPRGVCKPGIVRIVQKTGAPLFPVGVAVSHRYVFKKTWNQVYLPLPFSRQVVFVDRPISFPETDDPGPMERHCRQVEAALEKAHRKARMMLEQRT; from the coding sequence ATGGGCAGATCCTCTTATGAGCGATGGGTGGACCGACGCTGGCCCGTATGGGCCGCAGCCGCCCTGAAGACGTGGATGCGACTGGTTCGGACAACCCTGGTGGGGGTGGAACAGACCCGGGGCATTCCATGCGGCATTGCCATATGGCATGGGGATGAGCTGGCGCTGATCCCTCGCTTCGGACATCTGGGGCCGACCCTCCTGGTCAGCCGGTCCAGAGACGGAGAAAGGATGGCCATGGCAACTCGGGCACTGGGGTACCGCGTGACCCGGGGCTCTTCCACCCGGGGCGCGGTTGGGGGGCTGATTGCGCTGATCAGGGCAGTCAAGGAAGGGCATGGGGTTGTCCTGGCCGTGGACGGCCCTCAAGGCCCACGGGGGGTCTGCAAGCCCGGCATCGTCCGCATCGTTCAGAAAACCGGGGCCCCCCTGTTCCCGGTGGGCGTGGCCGTATCACACCGATATGTGTTTAAAAAAACGTGGAATCAGGTCTATCTCCCCCTCCCCTTTTCCCGACAGGTCGTGTTTGTGGACAGGCCGATCTCGTTTCCGGAAACCGATGACCCGGGGCCGATGGAACGTCATTGCCGACAGGTGGAGGCGGCCCTCGAAAAGGCCCATAGGAAGGCCAGAATGATGCTTGAACAAAGGACGTAA